A portion of the Nitrospirota bacterium genome contains these proteins:
- a CDS encoding pyridoxamine 5'-phosphate oxidase family protein: protein MNKSEILAFLNANPVFHIATLDGDRPRVRGMLLYRADEKGILFHTGKMRDLYKQLTANPRVELSFNNGSDENLIQVRLSGTVELVEDLELKKEIVSNRDFLKPFVEQAGYEPLAVYRIKNGTASIWKMHTNLEPKEYVEL, encoded by the coding sequence ATGAATAAATCCGAGATACTCGCTTTCCTGAATGCCAATCCGGTTTTCCACATCGCAACCCTTGACGGGGACAGGCCTCGTGTCCGGGGCATGCTCCTGTACAGAGCCGATGAAAAAGGTATCTTGTTCCACACCGGAAAGATGAGAGACCTTTACAAACAACTCACTGCCAATCCCCGCGTGGAGCTTTCTTTTAATAATGGCAGTGACGAAAACCTCATTCAGGTAAGGCTCAGCGGTACCGTTGAGCTCGTGGAGGACCTTGAGCTGAAAAAGGAGATCGTGAGCAACCGTGACTTTCTGAAACCCTTTGTGGAGCAGGCAGGATATGAGCCTCTCGCAGTGTACCGCATAAAAAACGGTACAGCTTCAATATGGAAAATGCATACCAATCTTGAGCCGAAAGAGTATGTGGAGTTATAG
- a CDS encoding cation transporter: MNKRHAHKNDHDQEHDHAHNSHGHVHGVVDPSIFTTQRGIWAVKWSFAGLSATALFQVIIVLLTGSVALLADTIHNIGDAATAIPLWFAFTLARRKPSKRFTYGYGRVEDLAGVAIVLTILFSAVVAGYQSIDRLMHPQKVEYLWAVAVASIVGFLGNEAVALFRIRVGKEIGSVALIADGHHARVDGLTSLAVLFGAVGVWLGYPLADPVVGFLISAVILRIVWDSGKAVLTRMLDGIDPEIIDEIRHAVNHAPGVQDVTEVRVRWIGHRLYAEVNIAVTPSLTVEKGHDVAMEVRHQLLHHLRYLSNVTIHIDALHASGEQHHLITEHSHDDLPPHSH; encoded by the coding sequence ATGAATAAGAGACACGCACACAAAAATGATCACGATCAGGAACATGACCACGCACACAATTCACACGGTCATGTGCATGGCGTTGTTGACCCATCCATCTTTACTACTCAGCGGGGGATATGGGCTGTCAAATGGTCGTTCGCTGGACTCTCCGCCACCGCCCTGTTCCAGGTTATTATTGTTCTGCTCACAGGCAGTGTCGCTCTCCTCGCGGACACAATTCATAACATAGGCGATGCAGCGACAGCAATACCTCTGTGGTTTGCTTTTACGCTCGCAAGGAGAAAACCCTCAAAGCGGTTTACATACGGGTATGGACGTGTTGAAGACCTGGCCGGGGTTGCTATTGTGCTAACCATTTTATTCAGCGCAGTTGTTGCAGGGTATCAATCCATTGACCGCCTGATGCATCCTCAAAAAGTGGAATATCTGTGGGCGGTAGCTGTCGCATCGATTGTGGGCTTTTTAGGCAACGAAGCCGTCGCCCTGTTCCGCATAAGAGTTGGCAAGGAGATTGGCAGCGTTGCCCTTATTGCAGACGGGCATCACGCGCGCGTTGACGGCTTGACCAGCCTTGCGGTGCTTTTCGGAGCAGTTGGGGTCTGGCTTGGATATCCACTTGCAGACCCTGTTGTAGGTTTTTTAATCAGCGCAGTTATTCTCCGCATTGTATGGGATTCCGGGAAGGCCGTCCTCACCCGAATGCTTGATGGTATTGATCCGGAAATTATCGACGAGATCAGACATGCCGTTAACCATGCCCCAGGAGTTCAGGACGTTACTGAAGTGCGTGTGAGATGGATAGGCCACAGGCTTTACGCTGAAGTAAATATAGCGGTAACTCCATCTCTCACCGTTGAAAAGGGACATGACGTCGCTATGGAAGTGCGTCATCAGCTTTTACACCATCTGCGGTATTTATCGAATGTCACAATTCACATAGACGCGTTACATGCCTCAGGAGAACAGCATCATCTCATCACTGAACACAGCCATGATGACCTTCCTCCTCATTCACATTAA
- a CDS encoding fused MFS/spermidine synthase — MIYFIVFVCGAVVMSFEILGSRILAPNFGNSVFVWGSLISVFLTGLSAGYYLGGRIADIRPSSRKLGLIIIAPGVLLLTFPLYSGPVSDWIFMKDMGVRSSPLLASAILFLVPSVFLGIVSPYTAKLMICSLHTSGKTIGTLYALSTFGSIIGTLATSFYLITIAGVSSLIMGQGILLIILAMPLLFMKLRCDTDYTESGGGK; from the coding sequence ATGATATATTTTATTGTTTTTGTCTGTGGCGCAGTGGTCATGTCTTTTGAGATATTGGGCAGCAGAATACTTGCCCCTAATTTCGGCAATTCCGTTTTCGTGTGGGGAAGCCTGATAAGTGTTTTTCTGACAGGGCTGTCTGCCGGATATTATCTTGGGGGAAGGATTGCTGACATAAGACCGTCATCAAGAAAACTCGGTCTTATAATCATTGCGCCGGGTGTCCTTCTTCTGACATTTCCTTTATACAGCGGCCCGGTGTCGGACTGGATATTCATGAAGGACATGGGAGTAAGGTCAAGCCCTTTGCTTGCGTCTGCGATTCTTTTTCTGGTCCCCTCTGTCTTTCTCGGTATCGTAAGTCCCTATACGGCCAAGCTTATGATATGCAGCCTCCACACGTCGGGGAAAACAATCGGGACGCTCTATGCGCTCTCCACTTTCGGGAGCATTATCGGCACGCTTGCCACCTCGTTTTATCTTATAACCATTGCGGGAGTTAGTTCTCTCATAATGGGACAGGGTATTCTTCTTATCATATTAGCGATGCCGCTTCTTTTTATGAAATTGCGATGCGATACTGATTACACTGAATCCGGAGGAGGGAAGTAA
- a CDS encoding fused MFS/spermidine synthase: MFNKIYLTVLCFLLFPLSGFALEPSEKLLMEKNSLYQYIAVTEDAAKHERYLRNNKKDLIQGGISLDAPDKLLFEYTRTTFVSLAFLRIDPGDVLFAGLGIGAMPGYMNRYYPEANIDAVEIDTDIVSVAKEYFYFKENKNLKVHAGDARQFIKRSKKKYDIIFLDAYQGDYIPFHLTTVEFLREVKSRLKDNGVVVSNILSPYRNKLFDSMIMTYKKVFPYLYIFKGKKSGNFIFVVTKNFDLKDKDGIEAAAKKLQSLRQFDFDLPETASRFEYSMAYEWSGANILTDDFAPVNLYKYQDSEAK; the protein is encoded by the coding sequence ATGTTTAATAAAATTTATTTAACCGTTCTTTGCTTTCTGCTTTTCCCTTTGAGCGGATTTGCCCTTGAGCCTTCAGAGAAACTGCTGATGGAGAAGAATTCTCTCTATCAGTACATTGCTGTCACGGAAGACGCGGCCAAACATGAAAGATATCTCCGGAACAACAAAAAAGACTTGATACAGGGTGGAATATCTCTGGACGCTCCCGATAAGCTGCTTTTTGAATATACTCGAACAACTTTTGTCTCTCTCGCCTTTTTGCGTATTGACCCCGGAGATGTGCTCTTTGCCGGTCTTGGAATCGGGGCCATGCCGGGATATATGAACCGTTATTACCCTGAGGCAAACATAGACGCCGTTGAAATTGACACTGATATTGTTTCGGTCGCAAAGGAATATTTTTATTTTAAAGAGAATAAAAACCTTAAGGTCCATGCCGGGGACGCAAGGCAGTTCATCAAACGCTCCAAGAAGAAATATGACATTATCTTTCTTGACGCTTACCAAGGTGACTACATCCCTTTTCATCTCACAACAGTTGAATTCCTCCGGGAGGTGAAAAGCAGATTAAAGGACAACGGCGTTGTTGTCTCAAACATCCTATCTCCCTACAGGAATAAATTATTCGATTCCATGATTATGACGTACAAGAAGGTATTCCCTTACCTCTATATATTCAAAGGGAAGAAATCGGGCAACTTCATCTTCGTTGTCACGAAAAACTTTGACCTGAAGGACAAAGACGGAATTGAGGCAGCGGCAAAAAAGCTTCAGTCTCTCAGGCAATTCGACTTTGATCTTCCCGAAACAGCGTCAAGATTTGAATATTCGATGGCATACGAATGGTCCGGCGCAAATATTCTCACCGATGATTTTGCCCCGGTGAATCTCTACAAATACCAGGACTCAGAGGCAAAATGA
- a CDS encoding NAD(P)-binding protein, with protein MTTGITRRDFLNAALIGAGAALLQLPAPIRLVAQTNSWDGDGGVGDYSASHGNTESVVRYAHAMRDGRYETIPDDAIDTGEIFDLVIIGGGMSGLGAAFHFSKSKRRGQKCLIIENHPVFGGESKRNEFIVNGQRLIAPQGANSFVVLDDPESSGYDIYSELGIPHRFEYQKLTPADKKLYFDRTNYGFMLWYDDFPNNGYFFEDAAASKWAIDMWSRNFEDTPFSENVKKDFVTWRNSNKRNYKGADFNQWLDTMTYKDYLEKVMGLSPAITRFIDPVLASSIGLGSDVISAFGAYQVAMPGFQGFPAGFTKRARSEKSDWHSFPGGNDGFARFFTKALIPEAISKSKSFEDVLNQRINFEALDRPSNSISMRLDALAVNIEHNAEPDKSEFVWVTYVKGGKIYCLKARSVVMANGSWVTRRIVKKLPEEHNEAYKQFHRSPMLVVNVAVTNWRFLYKLGLTSCRWFDGFGFSCNIRQPMIVGDYNPPLDPDKPTIITFYVPFYYPGFPIHEQGVKGRIELLSTSYADYEKKIKEQMARLFGKAGFDPEKDIAGIVLNRWGHAYVNPQPGFYFGRDGQSAPGTVIRRRFGRIAFGHSELNGHQHWLGAVEEGTRAARQVMEIS; from the coding sequence ATGACCACAGGAATAACTAGAAGGGATTTTCTCAATGCCGCTTTGATCGGTGCTGGTGCGGCCCTTTTGCAACTTCCTGCGCCAATCCGTTTAGTTGCGCAAACAAATTCCTGGGACGGGGATGGCGGCGTTGGTGATTATTCCGCTTCACATGGCAATACCGAAAGTGTCGTTCGTTATGCTCATGCAATGCGGGACGGCCGCTATGAAACTATCCCGGATGACGCTATTGATACAGGGGAGATATTCGATCTTGTGATAATCGGCGGTGGCATGAGCGGGCTTGGCGCAGCTTTTCATTTCAGTAAATCAAAGCGCAGGGGGCAAAAATGTCTCATTATCGAAAACCATCCTGTCTTCGGCGGTGAATCAAAGCGAAATGAGTTTATCGTTAATGGTCAAAGACTGATTGCCCCTCAGGGAGCAAATTCATTTGTCGTCCTTGATGACCCTGAATCCTCCGGCTACGATATTTATTCCGAACTGGGGATACCTCACAGGTTTGAATATCAGAAGTTAACTCCTGCAGATAAAAAGCTTTACTTTGACCGGACGAATTACGGCTTCATGCTGTGGTACGATGATTTTCCCAATAACGGTTATTTTTTTGAAGACGCTGCTGCCTCAAAATGGGCGATTGATATGTGGAGCAGGAATTTTGAAGACACTCCTTTTTCAGAAAACGTGAAGAAGGATTTTGTCACTTGGAGAAATAGCAATAAAAGAAATTATAAAGGAGCAGACTTCAACCAATGGCTTGATACCATGACGTATAAAGACTATCTGGAAAAGGTGATGGGGCTGAGTCCTGCGATCACAAGATTTATTGACCCGGTCCTTGCAAGCAGCATAGGGCTGGGTTCTGATGTTATCTCGGCTTTCGGGGCGTATCAGGTTGCAATGCCGGGCTTTCAGGGATTTCCTGCCGGGTTTACTAAAAGGGCAAGGTCTGAAAAAAGCGACTGGCATTCATTCCCAGGCGGCAATGACGGATTCGCGCGCTTCTTTACAAAAGCTCTCATTCCCGAAGCAATCTCCAAAAGCAAGTCCTTTGAAGATGTCCTGAACCAACGGATCAATTTTGAGGCATTGGATCGTCCTTCCAACAGCATCAGTATGCGGCTTGATGCATTGGCAGTGAATATTGAACATAATGCGGAACCTGATAAATCGGAATTCGTCTGGGTGACTTATGTGAAAGGCGGAAAGATATATTGTTTGAAAGCACGCAGTGTAGTGATGGCCAACGGCAGTTGGGTCACCCGCAGGATTGTGAAAAAACTTCCTGAAGAACATAACGAGGCGTACAAACAATTTCATCGCTCTCCGATGCTTGTAGTTAATGTAGCTGTCACGAACTGGAGGTTTCTGTATAAACTCGGGTTGACTTCATGCAGATGGTTCGACGGCTTTGGATTCAGTTGCAACATAAGACAGCCGATGATTGTCGGCGACTATAATCCCCCGCTTGATCCTGACAAACCGACCATCATAACTTTTTATGTGCCGTTTTATTATCCGGGATTCCCTATTCATGAGCAGGGAGTAAAAGGACGCATTGAGCTGCTTTCAACAAGCTATGCGGATTATGAAAAGAAGATAAAAGAACAGATGGCAAGGCTTTTCGGCAAGGCTGGATTCGACCCTGAAAAGGACATAGCAGGCATTGTCCTGAACCGGTGGGGTCATGCTTATGTGAATCCTCAGCCTGGATTTTACTTCGGCAGGGACGGACAGTCTGCGCCGGGCACTGTTATCAGGAGGCGTTTCGGACGCATTGCCTTCGGTCACTCGGAGCTGAACGGCCACCAGCACTGGCTCGGCGCAGTGGAAGAAGGGACCAGGGCGGCGAGGCAGGTTATGGAAATTTCATGA
- a CDS encoding universal stress protein: MLKYIPMGRYRKILVAVDGSESSKNAFRQACKIVRDDKSWITVITSVPIYQDQFEVLSTREKVTRTLKDEGQKVLSEIQKIATEEDIYIRTRLEEGSPFDTVTDIADEGNYDLIVMGRHGKGRIEKALVGSVTARVIGYTQRDVLVVPGDASIGWGHILLPTDGSKYNKAATEKAVDLAKSYAGDLKVLSVVDVTDEFHAEAPGAVEELVRQAKKIAGDVREKAEAEGITTEAFVREGESFKVITELSREFHSDVIVMGSHGRTGIRRLLMGSVTEKVIGYAPCPVLVVKA, translated from the coding sequence ATGCTAAAGTATATTCCGATGGGACGGTACAGAAAAATACTCGTGGCGGTTGACGGTTCAGAGTCAAGCAAGAACGCCTTCAGGCAGGCCTGCAAGATAGTGCGCGATGATAAAAGCTGGATAACCGTCATCACCTCGGTCCCCATTTACCAGGACCAGTTTGAGGTCCTCAGCACCAGGGAAAAGGTCACCAGGACCCTCAAGGACGAAGGGCAAAAAGTCCTCTCCGAAATTCAAAAGATAGCAACCGAGGAAGATATCTACATAAGGACAAGGCTTGAAGAGGGAAGCCCGTTCGACACTGTTACGGACATTGCGGACGAAGGCAATTATGATCTGATAGTGATGGGCAGGCACGGTAAAGGCCGCATTGAAAAGGCCCTTGTCGGCAGCGTCACGGCCCGCGTCATCGGCTATACCCAGCGGGACGTGCTTGTTGTTCCGGGAGATGCGTCTATCGGGTGGGGCCATATCCTTCTGCCTACAGATGGTTCAAAATACAATAAGGCCGCGACGGAGAAGGCGGTCGACCTCGCAAAGTCATACGCCGGAGATCTGAAGGTCCTTTCCGTTGTAGACGTCACGGACGAGTTCCATGCCGAAGCGCCCGGCGCGGTTGAGGAGCTTGTCAGACAGGCAAAGAAGATCGCGGGTGATGTCAGGGAAAAGGCGGAGGCGGAAGGAATAACAACAGAGGCATTTGTCAGGGAAGGCGAAAGCTTCAAAGTCATCACGGAGCTCTCACGGGAATTCCATTCCGATGTCATAGTCATGGGCAGTCATGGACGGACCGGGATACGTCGTCTCCTCATGGGCAGCGTCACTGAAAAGGTCATCGGTTACGCCCCCTGCCCGGTGCTCGTCGTAAAGGCGTAA
- a CDS encoding HAMP domain-containing protein: MNFKIWHKMIIGITIPSLIALAGGILTYEYINDVKHRHGFVEIADDLKGRALEVRRNEKNFLLHKTDAYYKYCQDAISGFNNSVDSISEEIVDQIGKDDFLLLRHSTQAYSGLIYALLRNYQQETDVIERVREEGRKMETFVASGKHARELSTNFILDMRRWEKNYMLFRDKASFDKLNMSLSLFNNIIPFCFECARYTEAIHNLFSVYNEIDAKVNDLQIIGTKLEEITNKIAGRERQKVSDFFTHTQRLLLMALILLCTLGPLIVYKTATYIVAPIKRLADITRKISEGDITLRAPIKEHDETFTLAMSFNTMLDHLQLTQESLEKSMELLREKQEEAEKRASLGFLVSGVAHELNNPLNNISLTAETMKEDIKELSPEQMTEYVQDILTQCERAQQVVENLLDFAGARKSSNKSNLNIVSVVQESINLIANQLKVNNINLRLDFHDSILFVKGNRSKLEEVFINLMVNAVHAMKDSGTLSICIRPDSEIKNVFIEISDTGCGISQKDLKNIFEPFFTTKPVGEGTGLGLSVARSLIMEHEGEIEVDSTEGVGTAFIIRLPLIEGSV; the protein is encoded by the coding sequence ATGAACTTTAAGATCTGGCATAAAATGATCATCGGCATCACGATCCCGTCCCTTATTGCCCTGGCAGGCGGCATACTTACCTACGAATACATAAACGACGTCAAGCACAGGCATGGCTTTGTTGAAATAGCGGATGACCTGAAAGGGCGCGCGCTTGAGGTCAGGCGTAACGAGAAGAACTTCCTCCTTCACAAAACCGACGCGTATTACAAATACTGCCAGGACGCAATAAGCGGTTTTAATAATTCGGTGGACAGCATATCCGAGGAGATCGTTGACCAGATCGGCAAAGACGATTTCCTCCTGCTGCGCCATTCCACGCAGGCATACTCAGGACTTATATACGCCCTTCTTAGAAATTACCAGCAGGAGACCGATGTCATTGAACGGGTAAGGGAAGAGGGCAGAAAAATGGAAACCTTTGTGGCAAGCGGCAAGCACGCAAGAGAGCTTTCGACAAACTTCATCCTTGACATGAGGCGCTGGGAAAAAAACTACATGCTGTTCCGTGATAAAGCGTCCTTTGACAAACTGAACATGTCCCTTTCTTTATTTAACAACATCATCCCTTTCTGTTTTGAATGCGCCCGATACACGGAAGCTATTCATAATCTCTTCTCGGTTTACAATGAGATCGATGCCAAGGTGAACGACCTGCAGATAATCGGGACTAAACTTGAAGAGATCACAAACAAAATAGCCGGCCGCGAGAGACAGAAGGTGAGCGATTTTTTCACGCACACTCAGCGTCTTTTACTGATGGCGCTTATACTGCTCTGCACCCTGGGGCCGTTGATAGTTTACAAGACCGCAACTTATATAGTAGCGCCGATCAAAAGGCTCGCCGACATTACAAGAAAGATCTCAGAGGGAGATATAACCCTGAGGGCGCCGATAAAAGAACATGACGAGACCTTCACCCTCGCCATGTCCTTCAATACAATGCTCGACCACCTGCAGCTTACGCAGGAGTCCCTTGAAAAAAGCATGGAGCTTCTCCGCGAAAAACAGGAGGAGGCTGAGAAACGCGCCTCACTGGGCTTCCTCGTCTCAGGCGTCGCCCATGAATTAAACAACCCTTTGAACAACATCTCCCTGACCGCGGAGACAATGAAGGAAGATATAAAAGAGCTCAGCCCCGAACAAATGACGGAATACGTCCAGGACATACTCACGCAGTGCGAGCGCGCCCAGCAGGTCGTGGAAAACCTGCTCGACTTCGCGGGAGCGCGAAAGTCTTCCAACAAGAGCAACCTCAATATAGTCAGCGTCGTGCAGGAATCAATAAATCTCATTGCCAACCAGTTAAAGGTGAATAACATAAATCTGCGTCTTGATTTCCATGACAGCATTTTATTTGTAAAAGGAAACCGCAGCAAGCTGGAAGAGGTCTTTATCAATTTAATGGTGAATGCCGTACACGCGATGAAGGATTCGGGGACCCTGTCCATATGCATCAGGCCGGACTCTGAAATAAAAAATGTTTTTATTGAGATCAGCGACACAGGGTGCGGAATATCCCAGAAAGACCTCAAAAACATATTTGAACCTTTCTTTACCACCAAACCGGTAGGAGAAGGCACCGGGCTTGGTTTGTCAGTGGCCCGGAGTCTTATAATGGAGCACGAAGGCGAGATTGAAGTTGACAGCACCGAAGGGGTAGGAACCGCCTTTATAATCAGATTGCCGTTAATTGAAGGGAGTGTTTAA
- a CDS encoding response regulator: MSTKLRLMIVDDEPIVGKRLKRLLEKEGYHVETFTDGFAAIEELTKKKYDIVITDLKMDHVDGIMILETAKANNPEVKVIIITGFGKKETSSNAFKKGAFDFIIKPFKFEELLQVIKKAGISLEEGLL; the protein is encoded by the coding sequence ATGTCCACAAAACTCCGTCTCATGATAGTTGATGATGAACCGATTGTAGGCAAAAGGCTTAAACGCCTGCTGGAAAAAGAAGGCTATCATGTTGAAACCTTTACCGACGGCTTTGCGGCAATTGAGGAATTGACTAAAAAGAAGTACGACATCGTCATCACGGACCTGAAGATGGACCATGTTGACGGCATCATGATATTAGAGACCGCCAAAGCTAATAATCCTGAAGTGAAGGTGATCATTATAACCGGGTTCGGCAAAAAGGAGACCTCCTCCAACGCCTTTAAAAAAGGCGCCTTCGATTTCATTATCAAACCGTTCAAGTTCGAGGAGCTTCTTCAGGTCATCAAAAAGGCCGGGATATCATTGGAGGAAGGGCTGCTGTAA
- a CDS encoding BrnT family toxin — MKYFDWNVEKNKEIVKERGISFEEIVFSIMHDGLLDIIEHPNKTTYPNQKIFIVSIDEYVYLVPFVEDEHTIFLKTIIPSRKMTRKYLGDKNETD, encoded by the coding sequence GTGAAATATTTTGATTGGAATGTTGAAAAGAACAAAGAGATTGTTAAAGAGCGCGGAATATCATTCGAGGAAATTGTCTTCTCGATCATGCATGACGGGCTATTGGATATCATCGAACATCCAAATAAAACAACGTATCCCAATCAGAAGATATTTATTGTAAGTATTGATGAGTATGTCTATCTTGTTCCTTTTGTAGAAGATGAACATACTATATTTTTAAAAACAATAATTCCGAGCCGGAAGATGACAAGGAAATATTTAGGAGACAAAAATGAAACTGACTAA
- a CDS encoding antitoxin: MKLTKEEQSILDSVDKGEWKSVQGAKARIKKYREYAKATFRKDKRVNIRMSQKDLTDIQKKAIEEGLPYQTLISSVLHRFIAGRLTERKS; encoded by the coding sequence ATGAAACTGACTAAGGAAGAGCAGTCCATTCTTGATTCAGTAGATAAAGGCGAGTGGAAGTCTGTTCAGGGAGCCAAAGCGAGAATAAAGAAGTATCGGGAGTATGCCAAAGCGACATTTCGCAAAGACAAGAGAGTAAATATCAGAATGTCTCAGAAGGACCTTACTGATATTCAGAAGAAGGCAATTGAAGAAGGACTTCCTTATCAAACGCTGATATCAAGCGTGCTTCACAGGTTTATCGCAGGACGTCTGACCGAAAGAAAATCATAG
- a CDS encoding addiction module protein, with amino-acid sequence MQLDKPDPEIDRIWADEARKRWQAFKAGKLETVPYEEVMETYRSK; translated from the coding sequence ATGCAGCTTGACAAGCCCGATCCGGAGATTGACCGCATCTGGGCGGATGAGGCACGAAAACGCTGGCAGGCTTTCAAGGCGGGTAAATTGGAAACAGTCCCTTATGAAGAGGTAATGGAGACGTATCGCTCCAAATGA
- a CDS encoding sigma-54-dependent Fis family transcriptional regulator yields the protein MNNGKLLIVDDEKIALRSLENAMKKEGYEVAATISGVNALKLLESQEFDVVLTDLRMDKVDGLQVLAKSRELYPDSEVIMITAYASLPSAIDTMKKGAFYYLEKPFKLDEVRKVVREAVEKVMLKKENAQLREQIESFKGRVKIISQDIKMQKLLETAKQIAPTDCNVIVSGESGTGKELFARYIHAHSKRGNEPFFAINCGAFAEGLLPSELFGYEKGAFTGAANMKKGLMEMADRGTLFLDEITEMEPAMQVKLLRVIQEKEVLRLGATEPVKVDVRFIAATNRDIKDSIKDGRFREDLFFRLNVVSFHIPPLSARRDDIPLLSYYFLKKYSTLMKKDVTEVTPDVLGILMNYDFPGNVRELENIIERGVALAHGNTVEVTHLPEDLRELSIKTFRKKEGKIPSLEDQEMSYIQWVLKEVGGNRTIAAQTLGIDRVSLWRKLKKYGLED from the coding sequence ATGAACAACGGAAAACTGCTGATCGTGGATGACGAGAAGATCGCACTGAGGAGCCTGGAGAATGCGATGAAGAAAGAGGGCTATGAGGTTGCCGCGACTATCAGCGGGGTGAACGCACTTAAGCTTTTGGAATCCCAGGAATTCGATGTCGTGCTTACGGACCTGCGCATGGACAAGGTCGACGGCCTTCAGGTCCTTGCAAAGAGCAGGGAGCTGTACCCTGACTCCGAAGTCATAATGATCACCGCGTACGCGTCCCTTCCGTCCGCCATTGACACGATGAAGAAGGGCGCATTTTATTATCTTGAAAAACCGTTCAAGCTTGATGAGGTCAGGAAGGTCGTGAGGGAGGCGGTTGAAAAGGTAATGCTGAAAAAGGAGAACGCGCAATTGAGGGAGCAGATCGAGAGTTTCAAGGGCAGGGTCAAGATCATAAGCCAGGACATAAAGATGCAAAAGCTCCTTGAGACTGCCAAGCAGATAGCGCCTACTGACTGCAATGTGATCGTCAGCGGAGAGAGCGGGACAGGGAAGGAATTGTTCGCCCGTTATATCCACGCCCACAGCAAGAGGGGCAATGAACCTTTCTTTGCAATCAACTGCGGGGCCTTTGCAGAGGGGCTTTTGCCCAGCGAGCTCTTCGGGTATGAAAAAGGCGCTTTTACCGGGGCGGCAAATATGAAAAAGGGCTTGATGGAGATGGCAGACCGGGGCACGCTTTTCCTCGATGAGATAACGGAGATGGAGCCCGCGATGCAGGTAAAGCTCCTTCGGGTCATTCAGGAAAAAGAGGTTCTGCGCTTAGGCGCGACTGAGCCGGTAAAGGTTGACGTGAGATTTATCGCGGCGACAAACCGCGACATCAAGGATTCCATAAAGGATGGAAGATTCAGGGAGGACCTGTTCTTCAGGCTGAACGTTGTCTCATTTCATATCCCCCCGCTTTCCGCGAGGCGCGACGACATTCCGCTTCTGAGCTATTACTTCCTGAAAAAATATTCCACCCTGATGAAAAAGGACGTGACCGAGGTGACCCCTGATGTGTTGGGCATTCTTATGAACTATGATTTTCCCGGGAACGTGAGAGAGCTTGAAAATATAATTGAAAGAGGCGTGGCCCTTGCTCACGGGAATACGGTTGAGGTTACCCACCTTCCCGAAGACCTCAGGGAGCTGAGCATCAAGACGTTCAGGAAGAAGGAAGGCAAGATCCCGTCCCTTGAAGACCAGGAGATGTCGTATATCCAATGGGTGCTGAAAGAGGTCGGCGGCAACAGGACCATTGCCGCGCAGACTCTCGGCATAGACCGCGTATCGCTGTGGAGGAAGTTAAAGAAGTACGGGCTGGAGGATTAG